Below is a window of Prionailurus viverrinus isolate Anna chromosome A1, UM_Priviv_1.0, whole genome shotgun sequence DNA.
TGGCTTGCCACATTCCCAGGCTGCATGTACATGTAGATTATAGTGCTATAGAAGAGAGACACTACAATCATGTGGGAAGAGCAGGTGTTGAAGGCCTTGTGCCTCCCAGCTGCAGACCGGATCCGCAGAACTGTGGCTATAATATAGCCATAGGAAACCAGTATCATGGCGAGGGGCACCAGGACAATGGGGATGGCCAGGAAGAAAACCAGGCCTTCAACATGCCTAGTGTCCACGCAGGAAATGCGGATGATGGCTGGCATCTCACACACAAAGTGGTTGATGTGATGATGACCACACCGCTTCAAGGACATTGTCAGTGGGGACATGAGGATGGAATTGGCAATCCCAGTGAGCCAGGCACAGGCTGCCAGTCGCAGGCACAGCTGTGGGTGCATGATGGTCATGTAGTGAAGAGGCTTGCAAACAGCCACaaagcggtcataggccatgacAGAAAGAAGAATGCATTCAATGCCACCCACAGACAGGAATGCAAAGAGTTGTATGACACAGCCCATATAGGTAATGGTCTTTTGTGGGCCCCAGAGGTTGACCAGCATCTGAGGAATGCTGCTAGAGGTGTAGCAGAGATCCAGGAGGGACAGGTTGCAGAGGAAGAAGTACATTGGCCTGTGCAGCCAAGGGTCCACCACGGACAGGAAGATGATAGTCGAGTTTCCCATGATAGCCAGAAAGTAAAACACCATGTTAGTGAAAAACAAGACCATCTCCAGCTTTGGCCGGTCAGAGAATCCAAGAAGAATGAAGTTTCTAgagctttcatttctttccatcacACTTGGCTTGATAAACCTGTTTAGGGAGGCTAACATGTGTTATTACTCATACAGAAAATGAG
It encodes the following:
- the LOC125164024 gene encoding putative olfactory receptor 2W6; its protein translation is MERNESSRNFILLGFSDRPKLEMVLFFTNMVFYFLAIMGNSTIIFLSVVDPWLHRPMYFFLCNLSLLDLCYTSSSIPQMLVNLWGPQKTITYMGCVIQLFAFLSVGGIECILLSVMAYDRFVAVCKPLHYMTIMHPQLCLRLAACAWLTGIANSILMSPLTMSLKRCGHHHINHFVCEMPAIIRISCVDTRHVEGLVFFLAIPIVLVPLAMILVSYGYIIATVLRIRSAAGRHKAFNTCSSHMIVVSLFYSTIIYMYMQPGNVASQDQGKFLTLFYCLVTPTLNPFIYTLRNKDVKGAMWKVLGKDHSLLDAIGH